A single Orcinus orca chromosome 2, mOrcOrc1.1, whole genome shotgun sequence DNA region contains:
- the PIERCE2 gene encoding piercer of microtubule wall 2 protein, protein MTEGDWDKKITSASNSETEMKPEQLPPCVNPGNPVFSCMLDPKTLHTATSLSKPKMIMYKTNSSNYGEFLTMPQFFPCYYTPKDQVFSSNIRATGFYQNNTLNTAPDRTRTLDFTNFQHTL, encoded by the coding sequence GATAAGAAAATTACTTCAGCTTCAAattcagaaacagaaatgaaacctGAACAACTGCCTCCTTGTGTGAACCCTGGCAATCCTGTGTTTTCATGTATGTTGGACCCAAAGACACTCCATACAGCTACCTCACTATCAAAACCTAAAATGATTATGTATAAAACCAATTCAAGTAATTATGGTGAATTTTTAACCATGCCACAGTTTTTCCCCTGCTATTATACTCCAAAGGACCAAGTATTTTCAAGCAATATCAGAGCTACTGGATTTTATCAAAATAACACTCTAAACACTGCACCTGACAGAACAAGAACCCTTGATTTTACGAATTTTCAACACACTCTATGA